The genomic DNA CCTGCATCCTGGCCTACACCGAGCACAACAATATAAGGCTTTCCGGCAAACATATTTGCAGCGAAAGCCAAGATCGACACAATAACCGCTAAACGGAGCATCATTTTTTTGGACGAGCGAAAATGCTATTCTAAGCAAAATGGGAACGGAAACAAAGCTGAGTAAATTTGCTAAGTATGCGTGGTTCGCACTTGGGTACAACGTCCTCGTGATACTATGGGGTGTTTTTCTTCGTGCTTCAAAATCGGGCGATGGCTGCGGGCAGCATTGGCTGACTTGTCACGGCGAGGTTCTGCCGAGTGCGCCGGAACTGAAAACCGTGATCGAGTTTTCACATAGAATCACGAGTTTTCTTGCATTTGTGGTGGTTCTGGCGTTGCTCATCTGGGCGTTCAAGAAATTTGAAAAGGGAAGCTCCGTTCGAAAGGCAGCAGTCGGATCGTTCATATTTGTCGTAACCGAGGCCCTCGTAGGGGCCGGGCTCGTGTTGACGGGCAACACCGCTGATACGCTTTCGGCGGCTCGGCCGTTTTGGATGGCAGGGCATCTGGTCAATACCTTCATTTTACTGGCATTTCTTACTATGACGGCTTGGTACGCCAGCGTAGGCAAGCGGTTCACATTTAAGGTCGAAGGCAAATACCGAGCGATCCTGGCCGTATGTATTGCGGCGATCTTTTATGTCGGAACTACCGGCTCGATCGCCGCCCTCGCGAGTATGCTGTTTCCGGCTGAAACGCTCTCGGCGGGTGTCCAGCAAGATTTTTCTCCGACGTCGAATATGCTTCTGCGGCTTAGGGTGCTGCATCCGATCTCGTCGATCCTGACAGCCGTTCTCCTGATATTTGCTGCGGGTTGGCTGCGGCGTGAATCGGGCGATGACAAAAGCGTCACACGTTGGTCAAATGTGCTTTCGATACTTGTCATATGTCAGATAGCATTCGGTGGAGCGACATTGCTGATGCTAGCCCCGATCGTAATGCAGATCGGCCATCTTTTGTTGGCAGACGCCATCTGGGTCAGTTTCGTGCTTATCGCGGCAAATTTTCTTGCGTCAAAAACAGCCGTATCTGAGTAGCAGAGAGCGGCTCACGTTCGAAATAATGCGAGCTTTGATGTAAAATCTGCAACATCGGTAAATCACAGTTCGTAATGTAGATCGGCCTCTCCTGCTCACTTATGCAGCGACGAATTCTCATCATCGACGACCATGACGACCTCGCCACGTCGCTGGAAGAGGTGTTTTCGCATATCGGGCACGAGGTTGCTATCGTTGAAGATCGATCAGCCGCCATCCGGTTGCCGGACGTTGAATCGTATGACATGGTGATCACGGATCTCGATGTCGAAAGCACGGATCCGGTGGCACAGCTCAATGGCGACGAGCCGACATGTTTTCCGAAGGTTGCCGCTGCAAATCCGTACGAACGTATCAAGGCGTTCAAACTATGTGCAGCGAATTTTCGTCGCGATGATTTTGATGAGGACGAGTTAAAAAATATGGTCGCCACCGTTCTCGATTACAAGATCAGATATGTCGACACTGCCGAAACCGTCCAGGACTTACACGAAAACATCGAATTCGAACTGCCGAGTGCGATCTCGCTGATGCACATTGTGCTCGAGTATCTGATGAAACGCGTCGAAAAGCTCGGAGTGGTCAAACCGGAGCAATCAAACTTGTTCGTCGCTCTTGACGAAGCATTTGTCAACGCCGTAAAACACGGCAACAAATTTGATGCTAAAAAGCTCGTACGGATCACTGCCGAAGTATCGAAACAGGAAGCTAAATTTACGATCGAAGATGAAGGAGAGGGATTTGACGTCAATAACATTCCTGACCCGCTCGACCCGACAAATCTATTCAAGACCTCCGGCCGCGGGGTGCTCTTTATCTACAACATTATGGACGAGGTCAAATACAACGACCGCGGAAATCGCCTGACGATGATCAAACGATCTGAGCAATCTACGGCAACTTAGTTCGGCATCTTGGTATTGCTGGTCAAGCGTCTATAATTGAGCCATGCGAGTTACAATTGCTCAAATTAACACCACCAACGGTGACCTTTCCGGTAACACAACAAAGATCAACGCTGCTATCGAGAAAGCCAGGTCGGACGGTTCCGACCTGGTTGTTTTTCCGGAAGTAGTGATACACGGTTACACCTCACAAGATTGGTTCCAAGATAGCGACATTATCGAACATGCCATCGATCCACTCCGTGACATTATCCCGCTAACTCAAGGCATAACAGCAGTTGTAGGCACAATACGTCCAAATGACGAAGTGAACGGGCGTCGGCTGTATAATTCAGCTGCTGTCATACACGATTGTAAGTTGATCGGATTTGCGGATAAAACATTGCTTCCTGAGTACGATGTTTTTGACGATCCTCGCTATTTCGAGCCAAGCGTTGAGAGGAGACTTTTTGAAATAAATGGAGTCAAGATCGGCGTGGTCGTTTGCGAAGACTTTTGGAACGATAAAACATTTTGGGACGAACGGTTATACGACAGCGATCCGACTGACGAGGTCGTCGCGATGGGAGCCGACATGATCGTCTCGATAAACGCTTCACCATTCAACAAAGGAAAGATCAAGCTCCGGTGTGATATGGTCGCGCATCGTGCCAAATTGCAGAAAAAGCCGATCGTCTTTGTAAATCTTGTTGGCGGCAACGACGGTATTATATTTGACGGAGCGAGTTTGATCGCCGATGAGGAAGGCGACGTGATATTGCAGGCACCGGCGTTCGAAGAGTTTGTCGAAACGGTCGAACTCGACGTACGAAAGCCCGATGCCCGCGGCATCACGGGCGATGAGACCGAAACGATCCGAAAAGCGTTGGTCTTAGGAATCCGCGATTATGCTCAGAAGAATGGATTCAAACAGGCCGTACTTGGGCTTTCTGGCGGCGTCGACTCGGCACTTGTCGCTGCGCTTGCGGCCGAGGCTATCGGTCCGGAAAATCTGCTGTGTGTGATGATGCCGTCGCCCTATTCTTCGCGGGGTAGCATCGATGACTCGGAAGAGTTGATCCGCAATCTGGGCTGCATGGGCCGCATCGAACCGATCTCATCGACATTCGAAGTGCTGCTTCAGCAAATGGGTCTGCACAAACCGACGAAGGGTGGCGAAAGCCTGGCGGCTGAGAATATGCAGTCGCGCATTCGCGGTGTCATCTTGATGGCGATATCTAATTCCGAGGGCCGATTGTTGTTATCAACCGGGAACAAAAGCGAATTAGCGGTCGGTTACTGTACGCTTTACGGTGACACAAACGGCGGGCTTGCCGTGCTTGGCGATCTGCTGAAGACCGAAGTTTGGAAAGTTTCTCGGCACGTCAATGACTCGGCCGGCCGAGAGATAATCCCGACCAGGATAATCGAAAAACTGCCTTCGGCCGAACTCGCACCGAATCAATTCGATCAGGACAGTCTGCCGCCGTATGAACTGATGGATCCGATCCTTCGGCTCTATTTCGAACAAAAACAGTCGCCTGCCGAGATAATCGCGGCCGGCCACGACGCCGAACGCGTCTATTGGATCCTCAACAAAGTCGAACATCCGGCTAACGAGTTTAAACGCCAGCAACTGCCGCCGACACTTATAATCTCCAAAAACGCCATTGGCGTCGGGCGACGAAGGCCGATCACACATAAATACAGACGAAAAATGTAAAAAATTCCGCAAGACGATCTAGAAACTCCGTTCAATACTCAACAGCAATTGCTGCATTTAAATTGAACGGAGTTTTTGTATGTCCACATTTGATAGTCCGCTTAACAACGTAAGAATCGCATCGCCATGCTCGGCAGATTGGGATGAGATGTATGGCGACAATCGCAAACGCTTTTGCGGTGACTGTAAGCTCAATGTTTACAATCTTTCGGGTATGACGAAAGAAGATGCGGAAGCTCTTGTCACCAATGCTGAAGGTAGGCTTTGTGTTCGGTATTTTCAGCGCTCGGATGGCACGGTTCTGACGGCCGATTGTCCTGTCGGTTGGGCGAAAATGAAGCAAAGGACCAAGGCCTATGCCACGGCTGTTGCCTCGTTGCTTATCGCTCTGTTCAGCGGAGTTCTGTTCGTGTCGTTGTTTTCAAAGGGAAGGCCGGCAATCGGCAAACTGCTGATACCATTTACAGAGCCCACACCGGATCGTCCAACGATGGGAGTTATGCGGCCGATGGCATCGCCATCGCCATCGCCGGCAACCAAAAAGAAAATGCCGAAAGTCGATCACGAAACGATGCAATTGATCGGCAAGACGAAGCCCAACGCCGGCTTTCGCGATTAGTTCTTAACGAAATAGCCCTGTCGGGCTCGAATGCGGAGGTCACTGCGGTTTGGGAGTTTTACGTCCAAATTGACGAATTTATTCACCGGAAAATCCGCGTCCGAATAATATTGAACCAGATATTGTGAGCGAAGCTCATTTGCTAGTTGCCGGAAAATACGGTCGAGAACATCGGCGTTTTTCCGGCCGTTTGATTGGTTCTGAAGTTCGTCCTTGGTATTCAATGGCTGGAATTTGGGCAGAAATGCGGTTCCGCCGGTGTCCTCGGCAAATTTATGCATATTCTCCTGTCCCGCCAAGCTCATTTTGTTCAGCTGAAGAGAACTACCTGCCGGATTGATCGAGTAGAACACGGTATCGACATCCTGCAGCAACTTTAAGATACGTCTTCGCTCCGCAACTCCGGCCTCGTTGCGATTTTTGATGGTTAGCTCATACAACGATTTATTGTCGATCTTATTGACATTGATCTTGCGGTAGCCGTCTTGGATCGCCTTGGAGATCCGGGCGCTGTTTGTATCTTCGCCGTCAGAAATGACAAGTATGACCTTACGCGAACCGTCAGGGGCATTTAACTTCAGGTAGTCTGCGGCTGCCGCGACTGTATCATAGAACGCGGTAAACTCTTTGGTTGGTGTGATATCCCGGATCGCAGTCGCGATACTCTCGGATGTATCACGCGGCCGGACGAGTATCGGTTTTGCCCCGATCGTAAAGACGGTTGCCCGATCCTCGGTCCGCATCACATCCTTAAGGAATTTTGCCGCGGTTTCGAGCTCGAATTGGAACATTTTGTCCGTACTTGCCGAGACATCGAATAGCAGAGCGATCTCGAGCGGCACTTTGTCAGCACTACTGACGTGGTCAATGGCCTGTAAACGGCTCTCTTCGGTCAGCCTGAAATGCTGTGCGGTCAGCCCGAATACCGGCTGCCCGTTCGTATCCGTCACCGAAACCGGCACAACGATCAGCCGCGAATCGACTTTGATGATCTCATCGTCTGTGACCTTCGGCGTCGGGGTCGCGGTTTGTGCAAATGCAACAAAGGCGGTCATTAGCACGATCGCGAGGCCGGTAACGAGGTTTTGTCGGCGGAAAGTTTTCATTGCAGATGGAAAACGAAGTCAAAAGGCACCGCGAACTCGCATTGAATAGATATGCCGTTCGCAGTGCCACTTGTGATCTCAACTACTTATCGTCTTGATCGTTATTCGACGATTTGACCTCGACATTCTGATTGATGCCGCGGCTGACAAGGAGTTTGATCTCAACTCGACGATTCTGCTCACGCCCTTCTTTGGTCGTGTTGTCGGCAACTGCCTGCAGTTCGCCAAAACCGTAAGACGGTGTGAAACGGCGGAGCGAGATGTTGTGCTGTTCGATCAAATATTCTCGAACGACCTTTTCACGCCTTTCGCTCAATGCCTTGTTGGCTTTTGCACTGCCTTCTGCAGAAGCGAATCCCGTTACCTCTATCATGTATCCCTTAAGGGCGGTCGCTGCGGTTGCGATCTGGTCGAGCTGTGCCTTTGCATCCGCCGAGAGGACCGCACTGTTGACCCTAAAGTTAACTGTCGCGGATGACTGAACGACAAAATCGTCAAGATCGGTAATGCGCTTGTTAGTTGCATTAACGCCTGCGACTGCGGCGTCTGCCGTGTCCTGAGCGGCCTTGGCACCGCCTTTAGCGGCGTTTGAGATCGCCATCAATTCGTCGATCTGGCCCGAGACACGCTGTGCGTTTTGTTCAGCCGCAGTCAAACGTTCCTCGGCCGGCGAAACGCGGGCGTCGATCGACTGAGCGGTCATCATATTGCTCTTATCAAATCGAACTTTGTTTACCGATACGCTTCCGCTGCTGTCGCCGACGCCTTCAACCTCGATATTCAGGCCCCGAACGATCGAAGTGACAGGATATTTATCTCCACCAAAAAGACTGTTGTTTTTGATGCTTGCATTCGATGCGATCACGATCTTGGTGTCGATACCGACCGTGTCTCGAACTATGAAAGTTCCCTGGTCGTCCTTCGATACGACAACGCCCTTGATCTTGTATTTTTGTCCCGCGACTGCTGAACGGATCTGTGTACCCTGTGCAAGGACACCAGTCGCTCCGAATACGAGCGACAAAGCTAAAATTGAAATTTTCTTAAACATAAGTTCCTCCTGAGGATAAAAGTGCGTTGCGTAAAGTGGCCAATTGTATTGACGCCAAATAACGGCGGTGGGTTGTCGGTGAAATAGATCGGCGATCTACTCGCGGTCTGCTCAATGTTTGATCTCGATTCAAAAAGTTCGTCGTACCGAAAAACGAGATTGTTGCCCGAAAGTGTCGAATATAACTAATTACCGACCATTATACCGCAAGAGCGGCACAGTGCCAACAACTTTTAACGAATCGAAACAACGATATTTATCACACGCTATTAGATCTCAAAAGTTGCATTTTGCAGATAATCCTTCAAATATGCGAGAAATCGTTCAGCATCAGCACCGTCAACTACGCGGTGATCGTATGTCAGAGCGAAGTAAGCCATCTGTCTGATCGCG from Acidobacteriota bacterium includes the following:
- a CDS encoding VWA domain-containing protein codes for the protein MKTFRRQNLVTGLAIVLMTAFVAFAQTATPTPKVTDDEIIKVDSRLIVVPVSVTDTNGQPVFGLTAQHFRLTEESRLQAIDHVSSADKVPLEIALLFDVSASTDKMFQFELETAAKFLKDVMRTEDRATVFTIGAKPILVRPRDTSESIATAIRDITPTKEFTAFYDTVAAAADYLKLNAPDGSRKVILVISDGEDTNSARISKAIQDGYRKINVNKIDNKSLYELTIKNRNEAGVAERRRILKLLQDVDTVFYSINPAGSSLQLNKMSLAGQENMHKFAEDTGGTAFLPKFQPLNTKDELQNQSNGRKNADVLDRIFRQLANELRSQYLVQYYSDADFPVNKFVNLDVKLPNRSDLRIRARQGYFVKN
- a CDS encoding NAD+ synthase, yielding MRVTIAQINTTNGDLSGNTTKINAAIEKARSDGSDLVVFPEVVIHGYTSQDWFQDSDIIEHAIDPLRDIIPLTQGITAVVGTIRPNDEVNGRRLYNSAAVIHDCKLIGFADKTLLPEYDVFDDPRYFEPSVERRLFEINGVKIGVVVCEDFWNDKTFWDERLYDSDPTDEVVAMGADMIVSINASPFNKGKIKLRCDMVAHRAKLQKKPIVFVNLVGGNDGIIFDGASLIADEEGDVILQAPAFEEFVETVELDVRKPDARGITGDETETIRKALVLGIRDYAQKNGFKQAVLGLSGGVDSALVAALAAEAIGPENLLCVMMPSPYSSRGSIDDSEELIRNLGCMGRIEPISSTFEVLLQQMGLHKPTKGGESLAAENMQSRIRGVILMAISNSEGRLLLSTGNKSELAVGYCTLYGDTNGGLAVLGDLLKTEVWKVSRHVNDSAGREIIPTRIIEKLPSAELAPNQFDQDSLPPYELMDPILRLYFEQKQSPAEIIAAGHDAERVYWILNKVEHPANEFKRQQLPPTLIISKNAIGVGRRRPITHKYRRKM
- a CDS encoding COX15/CtaA family protein; this translates as MGTETKLSKFAKYAWFALGYNVLVILWGVFLRASKSGDGCGQHWLTCHGEVLPSAPELKTVIEFSHRITSFLAFVVVLALLIWAFKKFEKGSSVRKAAVGSFIFVVTEALVGAGLVLTGNTADTLSAARPFWMAGHLVNTFILLAFLTMTAWYASVGKRFTFKVEGKYRAILAVCIAAIFYVGTTGSIAALASMLFPAETLSAGVQQDFSPTSNMLLRLRVLHPISSILTAVLLIFAAGWLRRESGDDKSVTRWSNVLSILVICQIAFGGATLLMLAPIVMQIGHLLLADAIWVSFVLIAANFLASKTAVSE
- a CDS encoding OmpA family protein; translated protein: MFKKISILALSLVFGATGVLAQGTQIRSAVAGQKYKIKGVVVSKDDQGTFIVRDTVGIDTKIVIASNASIKNNSLFGGDKYPVTSIVRGLNIEVEGVGDSSGSVSVNKVRFDKSNMMTAQSIDARVSPAEERLTAAEQNAQRVSGQIDELMAISNAAKGGAKAAQDTADAAVAGVNATNKRITDLDDFVVQSSATVNFRVNSAVLSADAKAQLDQIATAATALKGYMIEVTGFASAEGSAKANKALSERREKVVREYLIEQHNISLRRFTPSYGFGELQAVADNTTKEGREQNRRVEIKLLVSRGINQNVEVKSSNNDQDDK
- a CDS encoding ATP-binding protein, which produces MQRRILIIDDHDDLATSLEEVFSHIGHEVAIVEDRSAAIRLPDVESYDMVITDLDVESTDPVAQLNGDEPTCFPKVAAANPYERIKAFKLCAANFRRDDFDEDELKNMVATVLDYKIRYVDTAETVQDLHENIEFELPSAISLMHIVLEYLMKRVEKLGVVKPEQSNLFVALDEAFVNAVKHGNKFDAKKLVRITAEVSKQEAKFTIEDEGEGFDVNNIPDPLDPTNLFKTSGRGVLFIYNIMDEVKYNDRGNRLTMIKRSEQSTAT